cctttttagaaaaagttatctttcacatgaatataaaaattatattttttctctcttttaacacacaaaacaaaacctcataaattctcgtgtcgtcccacaagtgttacatcttttgtgggacggagggagtactatatatagtaaatttttttataattttagcaCCGGCTTATTCAAGTTTCTGGTTTCGTCCCTGGATgggtttgtatttttattatactgtTATATGTCGTGGCAACCTGAATAGGATTGTGTAACTAACGGATTCATGCCGTGTGCAGATTGTGTTTGGGTTTGAATATATCAGGCCAAGTTTGTGTTCGGATTGAGGATTCTCTTAACAGATCGTGTTCGGATTTGACTTAAACGGATTAGATTGTATCAGGTCGACCCCTGTAACAATCCAACCCATGCGATTTTCAAGCTCTGCAATCATGATGCAAAAGGTCTATCATCACTACAAAATatgagtattaaaattattacttatttcaaaattatcaattcATTAGTATAAACTATATGTATggtactataaattaatactgaGGCATGTGTAATACAGATCCTTAAAGTCATATTGAAAATTGTGTTGTAAAATATCACCAACCAGGATTGAGGCATGTGTAATACTGATTCCTCAAACATAAACTAGAATAAAATCAGTTTGTctgtataaaataatagtactcgCTAGGACCACTCAAAACACATTGTACGTGTGGTTCAGCCCCCCTTCCTCCACTAGAACTGTTATAAATAGGATTTATCACCCCTTCTTCTTTACTCACATacaacaaaaacacacacacacacaaattaaTATGGAAGTAGTTCAAGTACTTTGCATGAACGGAGGTCTTGGAGAAACTAGTTATGCCAACAACTCTCTTGTTCATGTATACACAACTCTTAcactttgtttttattttaactaatgcatttatattgaaaatttaaagaccatcaattttgtgtttatttgtGACAGAGAAAGGTGATTTCGATGACCAAGCCGATAATAGAGGAAGCAATAACGCAAGTTTACAGCAGCGTCGACGCGATCTCGAACCGCTTCTGCATAGCCGAGCTGGGCTGTTCGTCCGGGCCAAACTCTTTGGTGGTGGCGGCGGAGCTCATCAGCACTGTTCACCAGTTGAGCCGGAGCCACGGCCTTCAGCTGCCGGAATTTCAGATACTCTTGAATGATCTCCCGGGAAACGATTTCAACTCAATCTTCCACTCCTTTCTGCCGCAGTTCAGATCTCAGCTCAACAAACAAATGGGATCTAATTTGGCACCTTGTTTCGTCTACGGTGTTCCTGGGTCGTTTTACGGCCGCCTTTTCGCCGCCAACAGCCTCCATTTTGTGCACTCTTCTTACAGCCTCATGTGGCTCTCCAAGGTATATACTCTTCATTAATACTTCCCAAAATTCGTAATTGAATATTAGTACTGTCTATCACTACGTGTCATAAGTTCCTTTTCAGTTCATTCGTCACCAGTTGTCacactttttactattttttgttataatagACCATTgatacattccactaattctctgtgctcatattttactagtactataaaattatatagaattatttttcagTACTTTTTCCACttacttttatttacttttaaaattaaaggcGTGTTAACTTGTGACAATTAATAGTgtacggatggagtattaattgataaatttagttGGTGAAGGTGCCTGAAGGGATGGAGAAATGTAACAAGGAGGAAATATACATCGGAAGCAGAAGCCCGGTGCTGGTGATAAACGCATACTACAACCAATTCCGGGTAGATTTCGACACATTCTTGAAATGGCGGTCAGAGGAAGTTGTGGGAGGCGGAGCAATGGTGCTTACTATTCTTGGGCGGAGGAGCGACAACGCGGCGAGTAAAGAGTGTTGCTATATTTGGGAACTCTTAGCTCTGTCTCTCAAGGAAATGGTGTCGGAGGGAGGCATCGAGGAAGAGAAGCTCCATTCATTCAACATCCCTCAATACATGCCATCGCCGGCTGAGGTGAAGAGGAGCGTGGAAATGGAGGGCTCCTTCGCCATCAGCCGCCTCGAGACCTCGGAGATCAGATGGGCCGACTGCGGCAGCAGCTGTGGCGGGGAGGATGTGGCGAAATGCATGAGATCGGTGGCGGAGCCGATGCTGGTGGAGCACTTTGGGGAGACGATAATCGATGAGCTGTTCGGAAAGTACGAGAGATGCCTCACCGACTGCATGTCCAAGGAAGAGATGAAGTTCATCAACGTCACTGTTTCTTTAATCCGGAGAGGATGATAAATGATTCGTCCATCGCTTTCTGCATATTGATTCTGTAATCTCGTGAGTCGTGATTGTTTGTTggtgattttaatatttgagtTAGGTTTAAccgtttaattatttataatttacgtataaaattaaagttgtTTTAGCgaggttgaaataatgtctcaaattttttatttgcaacTTTGGAAAATGTTGGTTCGTATCCAAATTTCTTCGATCAAGTCAATTTGGAGGTTAGCGTGGATTCATTCTTCACGCATCGCAAAATTATGGAGACGCACATTACCGCTCCCCCTCCCTACCTCAGTTGTAAATGCTCTTAATGGTACTATTCATTTATaagtattattaattgttaaaaaaaattataatctctcacatattcaataaatattaacGCTTTTTCATAAAGTTAGCAATACTATGTTTTAGCAATAAATGGTGTATAATTGAAATCATACAGAAATATTAGAAATCAAATAGGCCTTGCCCTGCCCTAACACTCTACCTCATGTTttagagcattcacaatgccggctagccgattcgcgtcgctagccggtcggttagccgaaccattgcagcAGGCCAGCCCGAAATCGGTGATAAAaccggcgtgggctagccgatcgtCTGGCGCTGGCCgtcattgtggcgtgccgatcggccagcgccctttttcgttttttttttgttttttttttgaaaacctatataaacgcgattttagtttcattttcatttgcaccacttgttttaacgagttttctctctctctaaatttcgtacaagagcatcatcgagcgatgagtaacgcgggtggtagcagtggttgtagtggtggggatgccgaggagtacgaacaggaggatgaacgaggctatggaggcctacatgaaccgcgagatggagcggtacatgcgtagggtggaacagcaggcgatacctcgccctccacgggttgtccaccgccgagcagtgattgattgggatcacgtagctgcacatcagcggctatatgacgactacttttcaGAGAACCCGCGATTTCCCGCAACCATGttcaggcggcgttttagaatgcgcagggagttgtttatgcgtatcgttgacgctttggagcgtcgatatccGTATTTCCGCTTCAAGCACGATGCGgttggcagacccggccacacccctattcaaaagtgcacggcggcaatcaggcagttggcttacggaggcgcggcagacatgtggaatgagtacctccacatcggtgagacgaCTGCTCTGGAATGTCTGAAGTTTTTCTATCAGTGGCGTGATAAACATTTTCGGTGAggagtaccttcgaagccctactccccAAGATTGTCGGAATTTGATGCGGATGCACGGGGagcagcatgggttccccgggatgttaggcaagatagattgtatgcattgggagtggaagaactgtccgactgctggaagggggcctacacgaccggctacaagtcaaagaatcccacgatgatcctcaaGGCCGTAGccgattaccggctgtggatctggcatgcgtattttggggtagcctggtcgaacaacgacctcaacgtcccgaactcgtcgcccctcttcaacgagaagtgtcagggcatcggtccagccgtctcatttgtggccaacgacaaccggcatgatatgagCTACTACTTGGcagatgggatataccctaggtggcctgtctttgtgaagacgatcaggcacgcaagtgatgaaaggaaggcctactttgcggaacgacagagtcggcgcgcaaggacgtggagcgcacatttggtgtgctccggtctcgatgggcggcaattaagggtccaacgcgtttgtggtaTGTCCAATGCGtttcccaaataatgtacgcctgcattatcatgcacaacatgatcgtcgaagacgaaggcgtacaaccgactagttgggccaatgacgatgaagccggtccaagccacggaacggccacccctagcgtacgacgtggggtacctctcgatgaagtcggccgcctcaaggaatatgccgacatgcgccaagtggatgctcatattcaactccaaaaggatataattgaagagtcgtgggcacggaggactgcacggcgatagttttttc
The genomic region above belongs to Salvia hispanica cultivar TCC Black 2014 chromosome 3, UniMelb_Shisp_WGS_1.0, whole genome shotgun sequence and contains:
- the LOC125216888 gene encoding S-adenosyl-L-methionine:benzoic acid/salicylic acid carboxyl methyltransferase 3-like isoform X1 codes for the protein MEVVQVLCMNGGLGETSYANNSLVHRKVISMTKPIIEEAITQVYSSVDAISNRFCIAELGCSSGPNSLVVAAELISTVHQLSRSHGLQLPEFQILLNDLPGNDFNSIFHSFLPQFRSQLNKQMGSNLAPCFVYGVPGSFYGRLFAANSLHFVHSSYSLMWLSKLVKVPEGMEKCNKEEIYIGSRSPVLVINAYYNQFRVDFDTFLKWRSEEVVGGGAMVLTILGRRSDNAASKECCYIWELLALSLKEMVSEGGIEEEKLHSFNIPQYMPSPAEVKRSVEMEGSFAISRLETSEIRWADCGSSCGGEDVAKCMRSVAEPMLVEHFGETIIDELFGKYERCLTDCMSKEEMKFINVTVSLIRRG
- the LOC125216888 gene encoding S-adenosyl-L-methionine:benzoic acid/salicylic acid carboxyl methyltransferase 3-like isoform X2; the encoded protein is MEVVQVLCMNGGLGETSYANNSLVHRKVISMTKPIIEEAITQVYSSVDAISNRFCIAELGCSSGPNSLVVAAELISTVHQLSRSHGLQLPEFQILLNDLPGNDFNSIFHSFLPQFRSQLNKQMGSNLAPCFVYGVPGSFYGRLFAANSLHFVHSSYSLMWLSKVPEGMEKCNKEEIYIGSRSPVLVINAYYNQFRVDFDTFLKWRSEEVVGGGAMVLTILGRRSDNAASKECCYIWELLALSLKEMVSEGGIEEEKLHSFNIPQYMPSPAEVKRSVEMEGSFAISRLETSEIRWADCGSSCGGEDVAKCMRSVAEPMLVEHFGETIIDELFGKYERCLTDCMSKEEMKFINVTVSLIRRG